A genomic segment from Bos mutus isolate GX-2022 chromosome 14, NWIPB_WYAK_1.1, whole genome shotgun sequence encodes:
- the KLHL38 gene encoding kelch-like protein 38: MCSKSRSCHSLTLQDDLPLGTSPRLCRMDTESSEGLLFKDHDFSSDLLRQLNDLRQNRILTDVSICAGSWEVPCHRNVLASSSPYFRAMFCSNFRESREAKVQLKGVDASTLERIVLYVYTGEVHITVESVLPLMEAASMLQYPKLLEACSSFLQSQLTPSNCLGMTRLSEIFSCETLRKKAREVALTYFPEVAASADLKELCALELRDYLGDDGLCGEEEKVFEALMVWIKHDLQTRKRYMQDLFKQVRLQYVHPAFFHHFIANDALLQSSPPCQTILETAKRQVFSLYSTASSAGLQPLWHVPPRNSYQDFLILLGGRKDNQQTTRDVLLYDGQTGRWQSLAKLPARLYKASAVSLHRSIYMLGGMAVGKSVPSAKVYVFSLKLNQWRPGQPMLAARYSHRSAAHKNFIFSIGGIGEGHEVMGSMERYDSVGNVWERMASMPVGVLHPAVAVKDQRLYLFGGEDIMQNPVRLIQVYHISRNTWFKMETRMIKNVCAPAVVLGERIVIVGGYTRRILAYDPQSNKFVKCADMKDRRMHHGATVMGNKLYVTGGRRLTTDCSIEDSASFDCYDPETDTWTSQGQLPHKLFDHACLTLQCIPHHSTVPWVP; this comes from the exons ATGTGCTCTAAGTCTCGGAGCTGCCACAGCTTAACCCTCCAGGACGACCTCCCTCTTGGGACTTCTCCCCGTCTTTGCAGGATGGACACGGAGTCATCAGAGGGGCTCCTCTTCAAAGACCATGACTTTTCCTCTGACCTGCTGAGGCAGCTCAATGACTTGAGGCAAAATCGGATCCTGACTGATGTGAGCATCTGCGCCGGGTCCTGGGAGGTCCCCTGCCACCGCAACGTGCTGGCCTCCAGCAGTCCCTACTTCAGGGCCATGTTCTGCAGCAACTTCCGGGAGAGCCGAGAGGCCAAGGTCCAGCTGAAAGGCGTCGATGCCTCGACTCTGGAGCGAATCGTCCTGTATGTGTACACGGGCGAGGTGCACATCACTGTGGAAAGTGTCCTGCCCCTGATGGAGGCCGCGTCCATGCTGCAGTACCCCAAGCTGCTCGAGGcctgctcctccttcctccagAGCCAGCTGACCCCCAGCAACTGCCTGGGCATGACCAGACTCTCCGAAATCTTTAGCTGTGAGACCCTCCGGAAGAAAGCCAGGGAGGTGGCCCTGACATATTTTCCAGAGGTGGCCGCGTCGGCTGACCTGAAGGAGCTCTGTGCCCTGGAACTGAGAGACTACCTGGGGGACGATGGGctgtgtggggaggaggagaaggtgttCGAGGCCCTCATGGTTTGGATCAAGCATGACCTCCAGACCCGGAAGCGATACATGCAGGACCTGTTCAAGCAGGTCAGGCTGCAGTACGTCCACCCGGCCTTCTTCCACCACTTCATCGCCAACGACGCCCTCCTCCAGTCCTCGCCCCCCTGCCAGACCATCCTGGAGACCGCCAAGAGGCAGGTGTTTTCTCTGTACAGCACCGCTAGTTCCGCAGGCCTCCAACCTCTGTGGCATGTCCCACCAAGAAACTCTTACCAAGACTTCCTCATCCTCTTGGGTGGAAGGAAAGACAACCAgcagaccaccagggatgtcctgcTGTACGACGGACAGACCGGCCGGTGGCAGAGCCTTGCCAAACTCCCAGCCCGCCTGTACAAGGCCTCAGCCGTCTCCTTGCACCGCAGCATCTACATGCTGGGGGGCATGGCTGTGGGAAAGAGTGTGCCCAGTGCCAAGGTCTATGTCTTCTCCCTGAAACTCAATCAGTGGAGGCCAGGGCAGCCCATGCTGGCGGCCCGCTACTCCCACAGAAGCGCTGCCCACAAGAACTTCATCTTCTCCATCGGGGGGATTGGCGAGGGGCATGAGGTCATGGGCTCCATGGAGAGATATGACAGCGTCGGCAACGTCTGGGAGAGGATGGCCAGCATGCCAGTGGGGGTCCTCCACCCTGCGGTTGCTGTGAAAGACCAGAGACTCTACCTTTTTGGAGGAGAAGACATCATGCAGAACCCTGTGCGCCTTATCCAG GTTTATCACATTTCCAGAAACACATGGTTCAAAATGGAGACGAGAATGATCAAGAATGTGTGTGCCCCTGCCGTGGTGCTTGGGGAGAGGATTGTCATCGTGGGAG GTTACACGAGGAGGATCCTTGCTTATGACCCTCAATCCAACAAATTTGTCAAATGCGCGGACATGAAAGACCGGAGGATGCATCACGGAGCCACGGTGATGGGAAACAAGCTCTACGTGACGGGCGGGCGGCGGCtgaccacggactgtagcatcgAGGACTCGGCCTCCTTCGACTGCTACGACCCCGAGACGGACACCTGGACGTCCCAGGGGCAGCTGCCCCACAAGCTCTTTGACCACGCCTGCCTCACCCTCCAGTGCATCCCCCACCACTCCACCGTCCCCTGGGTTCCATGA